From the genome of Chanos chanos chromosome 5, fChaCha1.1, whole genome shotgun sequence, one region includes:
- the LOC115811865 gene encoding transcription factor 20: MSPGSSIGIVQPENDSDPLPQASTQIQLDNAFSNTTVTLSYVTRSHVFSSLSQHSPLYVLPINEGLSIHPDYEVRKLITDTGEVQLCVDMDQNGVQQVSVPAGIATCSETYEFISPAEVAESVAGFCCLQQAHEINGVQEVESVTVQTFKALQQDNNAERKLSQDAEENGCEQNGQSSNFSQGHLTGPEEQQRTSDSEIPLNPGNEGLVILQSNMNSGNFCSTLNVEYISPLHDPVSPPATSLDEMKDVFVLPQPANSPSEANSFGEETTHNRTDELDKETSDPDAAASVTSEATKLQGRGKWTNTDSLDFNTSIKQHLATNIPDAYNPLSGQDDGVSKGKEKISETLNNRPKLTHNSDLKDSVFARENTSDRRKLPPRSGRGVRLEAIFQNIYPTRYKSSHITSTKSRCSESQVVEKIQPCPIQEFSSEDNQPVPETICTSAEELRSNDETKHLQDEVSDVSDVSRCKDKASTSDTENANISPSPCNPKSPEITNELVTSDKESEKVKHDTLDEPSEAEVEKQSQVSAPKLLQKTSTDRRETNLDEKVPSTAKKGHTPKKKRKKNKVSQSSPFSPHEPEIKLKYVNFKDDRKEMHFDSFSPFIRVELKEYPTCTVINYPEENVRLEKGKQQVSSTLISGVVPTTSCLQYGRVSADCTQHSSLVCCLCGGSANALDLGDLHGPYYPEGFKPASKALANVKDLKEDNSDSDASSIASSGKRLSASGSWAQRSRQRLSNEVCRGLGQKWTGDGDSITSPKAKRPRMNTATDDWYNAPVLPLDTSEYWIHEDCAVWTAGVFLVKGKLYGLENAVKLAKETICSTCHKRGATLGCFFKGCPNKYHYRCALRSDCVLNEENFSIKCPKHKSKSIKASSASQQKIR, from the coding sequence ATGAGCCCAGGGAGCAGCATCGGGATTGTACAGCCAGAAAATGACTCTGACCCCTTGCCACAAGCAAGTACTCAGATCCAACTGGACAATGCCTTTTCCAACACGACTGTCACACTCTCTTATGTGACCAGGTCTCAtgtcttttcttccctctcgcAGCATTCCCCACTTTATGTTCTGCCCATAAATGAGGGACTGTCCATACATCCTGACTATGAAGTCAGAAAACTGATCACGGACACAGGTGAGGTTCAGCTTTGCGTTGACATGGATCAAAATGGCGTACAGCAGGTGTCCGTGCCAGCTGGGATAGCAACGTGCTCTGAGACGTATGAGTTTATTTCACCAGCTGAGGTGGCCGAAAGCGTCGCTGGATTTTGCTGTCTGCAGCAAGCTCATGAAATTAATGGCGTACAGGAGGTCGAAAGCGTCACAGTACAGACTTTCAAAGCTTTACAGCAGGACAACAATGCTGAACGCAAGCTGTCTCAGGATGCAGAGGAAAATGGATGTGAACAAAACGGTCAATCCAGCAACTTTTCGCAGGGCCACCTTACTGGCCCAGAGGAGCAACAGAGAACAAGTGACTCGGAGATACCGTTGAACCCCGGAAATGAGGGTCTGGTGATTTTGCAAAGCAATATGAATTCCGGTAACTTCTGCAGTACGTTAAATGTGGAATATATTAGTCCACTGCATGATCCTGTGTCACCTCCAGCCACCTCACTTGATGAAatgaaagatgtttttgttctgcCACAGCCGGCAAATTCTCCAAGTGAAGCGAATTCTTTTGGAGAGGAAACTACACACAACAGGACGGATGAACTAGATAAAGAGACATCTGATCCAGATGCTGCTGCTTCAGTGACTTCAGAGGCCACTAAATTACAAGGCAGAGGAAAATGGACTAACACCGACTCTTTGGATTTCAACACCAGCATAAAGCAACACCTGGCAACAAATATTCCAGATGCATACAATCCATTGTCAGGACAGGATGATGGTGTGTCAAAGGGTAAGGAAAAGATATCAGAGACTTTGAATAATAGACCTAAGTTAACCCATAATTCTGACTtgaaagacagtgtgtttgcAAGGGAGAATACTTCTGATAGAAGAAAACTTCCCCCACGATCTGGGAGGGGAGTTAGATTAGAAgctatttttcaaaatatttaccCTACCAGATATAAATCTAGTCATATCACTTCCACTAAATCTCGTTGTTCAGAATCTCAGGTTGTCGAGAAGATTCAACCATGCCCCATACAGGAGTTCTCATCTGAGGACAACCAGCCTGTTCCAGAGACAATATGCACCTCTGCAGAGGAACTGCGATCCAATGATGAGACAAAACATTTACAGGACGAGGTTTCAGATGTCAGTGACGTAAGCAGATGTAAAGACAAAGCGTCTACCTCAGATACCGAAAATGCAaatatctctccttctccatgCAACCCTAAATCTCCAGAAATAACGAATGAGTTGGTTACGTCCGATAAAGAGTCAGAAAAAGTAAAACACGACACGTTAGACGAGCCTTCAGAAGCAGAGGTAGAAAAACAGAGCCAGGTGTCAGCGCCAAAATTACTTCAGAAAACCTCCACCGACCGACGCGAGACAAATCTAGACGAGAAAGTCCCGTCGACGGCCAAGAAAGGTCATACTCCGAAAAAgaaacggaaaaaaaacaaagtgagcCAGAGCTCCCCTTTTTCTCCCCATGAACCAGAAATCAAGCTCAAATATGTCAACTTTAAAGACGACCGAAAGGAAATGCACTTTGACTCTTTCTCCCCTTTTATTCGCGTAGAGCTCAAGGAGTACCCTACTTGTACCGTCATCAACTATCCTGAGGAAAACGTAAGACTTGAGAAAGGAAAGCAGCAGGTGTCTTCCACTTTAATTTCCGGCGTAGTTCCCACGACCTCCTGTCTGCAGTACGGTCGCGTCTCCGCGGACTGTACCCAACACAGTTCTTTAGTCTGCTGTCTCTGCGGAGGCTCTGCCAATGCCCTGGACTTGGGCGATTTGCACGGGCCTTATTATCCGGAAGGTTTCAAACCTGCCTCAAAAGCCCTCGCAAATGTGAAGGACCTCAAAGAGGACAATAGTGACTCAGACGCCTCTTCCATTGCTAGCAGTGGGAAACGTTTGTCTGCCTCAGGCAGCTGGGCTCAGAGGTCTCGCCAGAGATTGTCTAACGAGGTATGTCGAGGGTTAGGTCAGAAATGGACCGGTGACGGCGACTCCATTACCAGCCCCAAGGCAAAGAGGCCAAGAATGAACACTGCCACAGATGACTGGTATAATGCTCCCGTGCTGCCTCTCGACACCAGTGAGTACTGGATCCACGAGGACTGCGCTGTATGGACGGCGGGTGTCTTTCtggtgaagggaaaactgtatGGACTTGAGAATGCTGTGAAACTGGCAAAAGAGACG